Proteins from one Limanda limanda chromosome 4, fLimLim1.1, whole genome shotgun sequence genomic window:
- the LOC133000494 gene encoding beta-1,3-galactosyl-O-glycosyl-glycoprotein beta-1,6-N-acetylglucosaminyltransferase-like: MRLLKEGMFLLMVTFALGSLWIFSLPTCSNPGQNSSSVLRYSWLEYTDSDDSPEKVCNCSGILQGGREALEQAKLLTTTKDFTDSVHIPDEHYMNATKDCSAFKLRRKYLTSPLSQEEEDFPLAYSMVVHHKVQNFERLLRAIYTPQNIYCVHVDKKAKSSFLFAVLAITTCFPNIFMVTQPVDVVYAAWPRVQADLNCMADLYNSSTKWKYFINLCGQDFPLKTNLEIVRTLRSLSGGNSIHSEEMPAGQVWRVRTEHKIIDGTNQGTGKANEPPPFNIPIRFGNTYIVVSRGFIRSVLEDSRVPALMEWLKHTFIPDEMFWATIQRMPGVSGSTPPHRKYDMSDLNAIARLVKWQPLEGSQDSPDSAYPDCQGSHVREVCIYGAGDLEWMLKQHHLFANKFDIDTDPIPVYCLEKYLRKRALSELQ; encoded by the exons ATGAGGCTACTGAAAGAAGGCATGTTTCTCCTGATGGTCACCTTTGCACTGGGATCACTATGGATCTTCTCCCTACCAACTTGCAGTAATCCAGGCCAGAATTCCAGCTCCGTTCTCAGGTACAGCTGGTTGGAGTATACAGACTCTGATGACAGCCCAGAGAAAGTGTGCAACTGCTCAGGTATcctgcagggagggagggaggcactGGAGCAGGCCAAATTACTGACCACCACCAAAGACTTCACCGATAGTGTTCACATCCCTGATGAACATTACATGAATGCAACTAAAGACTGCAG tgcaTTTAAATTAAGAAGAAAATACTTAACATCTCCGTTGAGCCAGGAAGAAGAGGACTTCCCCCTTGCATACTCTATGGTTGTGCATCATAAG GTGCAGAACTTTGAGCGACTGCTGCGAGCCATCTACACAcctcaaaatatatattgtgtccATGTGGACAAAAAGGCAAAATCCTCATTCTTATTTGCTGTCTTGGCAATTACTACCTGCTTTCCAAACATCTTCATGGTCACTCAGCCTGTTGATGTGGTCTATGCTGCCTGGCCACGTGTCCAGGCTGACCTTAACTGTATGGCGGATCTctataacagcagcacaaaaTGGAAATACTTCATCAACCTTTGTGGCCAAGATTTCCCTCTGAAAACCAACTTGGAGATTGTAAGGACACTGCGTTCACTGAGTGGCGGGAACAGCATACATTCAGAAGAAATGCCTGCAGGTCAAGTGTGGAGAGTGAGAACTGAACACAAAATAATAGATGGAACAAACCAG GGTACAGGAAAGGCAAATGAGCCTCCTCCCTTCAACATACCCATAAGGTTTGGAAATACCTACATTGTGGTCAGCCGGGGCTTCATCCGCAGTGTGTTGGAGGACAGCCGAGTGCCAGCACTGATGGAGTGGTTAAAACACACCTTCATTCCTGATGAAATGTTCTGGGCAACCATTCAGCGGATGCCCGGAGTTTCTGGCTCAACACCGCCCCACAGGAAATATGACATGTCAGACCTCAATGCCATCGCTCGCCTGGTGAAGTGGCAGCCGCTCGAGGGGTCGCAGGATTCACCGGACTCTGCGTACCCAGACTGTCAGGGCAGCCATGTCAGGGAAGTATGCATATATGGTGCCGGGGACTTAGAGTGGATGCTCAAGCAGCATCATCTCTTTGCCAACAAGTTTGACATAGACACCGACCCCATTCCTGTCTACTGTTTGGAGAAATATCTAAGAAAAAGGGCACTGTCTGAGCTACAATAG
- the LOC133000154 gene encoding LOW QUALITY PROTEIN: beta-1,3-galactosyl-O-glycosyl-glycoprotein beta-1,6-N-acetylglucosaminyltransferase 4-like (The sequence of the model RefSeq protein was modified relative to this genomic sequence to represent the inferred CDS: substituted 2 bases at 2 genomic stop codons): TTQKKIYIIXLIIKILIMLRSLVVHKSAWMVERVIKTLYSPGNIFCIDYDQKSSPQFISAIEGLVSCLPNVFIASKRESVYYASINRLQADLNCLSDFLRSEVKWRYVINLCGPDFPLKTNIELVSELKKLKGANMLETSRPTPYKEIRYSFHYELKDIPHEYQKMPMKTEQKKPPPPHGIEMFIGNAYFVLSQDFVVHMNTSEVVKDFLVWSEDTYSPDEHFWATLVRLPGVPGEVPRPEPDITDLMSKTRLVKWSYLEEHLYPPCSGVHVRSVCIFGDAEIRWLLNYGHLFANKFDPKVDPIIIQCLEEKLEERQKLLXSVASSTCKKVSPK; the protein is encoded by the exons acaactcaaaaaAAGATCTACATAATCTAATTGATAATCAAAATTCTAATAATGTTACG ttcccTGGTTGTGCATAAATCTGCATGGATGGTGGAGAGAGTCATCAAAACTCTGTACTCACCAGGTAACATCTTCTGTATTGACTACGACCAGAAGTCGTCACCTCAGTTCATCTCTGCCATAGAGGGTCTGGTAAGCTGTTTGCCCAACGTCTTCATTGCCTCCAAACGAGAGTCAGTCTATTACGCAAGCATCAATCGATTGCAAGCTGATCTCAACTGTCTGTCTGACTTTTTGAGGTCAGAGGTTAAGTGGAGGTATGTCATCAACCTCTGTGGCCCAGATTTTCCCCTCAAGACCAATATCGAGTTGGTGTCGGAATTAAAGAAGTTAAAGGGGGCTAATATGCTGGAGACGAGCCGACCCACTCCCTATAAGGAAATAAGGTACTCTTTTCATTATGAGCTGAAAGATATCCCACATGAATATCAAAAAATGCCGATGAAGACGGAGCAGAAAAAGCCTCCACCCCCTCACGGCATAGAGATGTTTATTGGCAATGCCTATTTTGTCTTGTCACAGGACTTTGTTGTGCATATGAACACCTCAGAGGTGGTGAAGGATTTCTTAGTCTGGTCAGAGGACACTTACTCCCCAGATGAACACTTCTGGGCCACGCTTGTGCGACTGCCAGgtgtccccggggaggtgcccCGACCTGAGCCTGATATCACTGACCTGATGAGTAAGACCCGGCTGGTGAAGTGGAGTTACTTGGAGGAACACCTGTACCCACCTTGCTCCGGGGTACACGTCCGCAGCGTCTGCATTTTTGGTGATGCAGAGATACGTTGGCTGCTTAACTATGGCCACTTGTTCGCAAATAAGTTTGACCCCAAAGTGGACCCAATTATCATTCAGTGCCtcgaggagaagctggaggaaagACAAAAGTTATTATAGTCAGTGGCATCCTCAACCTGTAAAAAGGTTTCACCAAAGTAA
- the LOC133000372 gene encoding beta-1,3-galactosyl-O-glycosyl-glycoprotein beta-1,6-N-acetylglucosaminyltransferase-like → MRLLKEGMFLLMVTFALGSLWIFSLPTCSNPGQNSSSVLRYSWLEYTDSDDSPEKVCNCSGILQGGREALEQAKLLTTTKDFTDSVHIPDEHYMNATKDCSAFKLRRKYLTSPLSQEEEDFPLAYSMVVHHKVQNFERLLRAIYTPQNIYCVHVDKKAKSSFLFAVLAITTCFPNIFMVTQPVDVVYAAWPRVQADLNCMADLYNSSTKWKYFINLCGQDFPLKTNLEIVRTLRSLSGGNSIHSEEMPAGQVWRVRTEHKIIDGTNQGTGKANEPPPFNIPIRFGNTYIVVSRGFIRSVLEDSRVPALMEWFKHTFIPDEMFWATIQRMPGVPGSTPPHRKYDMSDLNAIARLVKWQGLEGSQDSPDSAYPDCHGSHVREVCIYGAGDLEWMLKQHHLFANKFDIDTDPVAVYCLEKYLRKRALSELQ, encoded by the exons ATGAGGCTACTGAAAGAAGGCATGTTTCTCCTGATGGTCACCTTTGCACTTGGATCACTATGGATCTTCTCCCTACCAACTTGCAGTAATCCAGGCCAGAATTCCAGCTCCGTTCTCAGGTACAGCTGGTTGGAGTATACAGACTCTGATGACAGCCCAGAGAAAGTGTGCAACTGCTCAGGTATcctgcagggagggagggaggcactGGAGCAGGCCAAATTACTGACCACCACCAAAGACTTCACCGATAGTGTTCACATCCCTGATGAACATTACATGAATGCAACTAAAGACTGCAG tgcaTTTAAATTAAGAAGAAAATACTTAACATCTCCGTTGAGCCAGGAAGAAGAGGACTTCCCCCTTGCATACTCTATGGTTGTGCATCATAAG GTGCAGAACTTTGAGCGACTGCTGCGAGCCATCTACACAcctcaaaatatatattgtgtccATGTGGACAAAAAGGCAAAATCCTCATTCTTATTTGCTGTCTTGGCAATTACTACCTGCTTTCCAAACATCTTCATGGTCACTCAGCCTGTTGATGTGGTCTATGCTGCCTGGCCACGTGTCCAGGCTGACCTTAACTGTATGGCGGATCTctataacagcagcacaaaaTGGAAATACTTCATCAACCTTTGTGGCCAAGATTTCCCTCTGAAAACCAACTTGGAGATTGTAAGGACACTGCGTTCACTGAGTGGCGGGAACAGCATACATTCAGAAGAGATGCCTGCAGGTCAAGTGTGGAGAGTGAGAACTGAACACAAAATAATAGATGGAACAAACCAG GGTACAGGAAAGGCAAATGAGCCTCCTCCCTTCAACATACCCATAAGGTTTGGAAATACCTACATTGTGGTCAGCCGGGGCTTCATCCGCAGTGTGTTGGAGGACAGCCGAGTGCCAGCACTGATGGAGTGGTTTAAACACACCTTCATTCCTGATGAAATGTTCTGGGCAACCATTCAGCGGATGCCCGGAGTTCCTGGCTCAACACCGCCCCACAGGAAATATGACATGTCAGACCTCAATGCCATCGCTCGCCTGGTGAAGTGGCAGGGGCTCGAGGGGTCGCAGGATTCACCGGACTCTGCGTACCCAGACTGTCACGGCAGCCATGTCAGGGAAGTATGCATATATGGTGCCGGGGACTTAGAGTGGATGCTCAAGCAGCATCATCTCTTTGCCAACAAGTTTGACATAGACACAGACCCCGTTGCTGTCTACTGTTTGGAGAAATATCTAAGAAAAAGGGCACTGTCTGAGCTACAATAG